A genome region from Populus alba chromosome 3, ASM523922v2, whole genome shotgun sequence includes the following:
- the LOC118028553 gene encoding uncharacterized protein isoform X2, translated as MATSNTTTTPPQHQQVDTATAEELTAKAAHKRYEGLMMVRTKAIKGKGAWYWAHLEPMLVHNTDTGLPKAVKLRCSLCDAVFSASNPSRTASEHLKRGTCPNFNSVPKPISSISPNTALLPSPSSSGGGGGGGATTVVHGSSNRKRPVVSSSGLSGSGGVASSAYPVTAVGSTYQVSPLAIVDPSRFSGEMAMLPQQPHLMLSGGKEDLGALAMLEDSVKKLKSPKTSPGQALSKTQIDCALDYLADWVYESCGSVSFSSLEHPKFRAFLNQVGLPVVSRRDFVGGRLDVKYEEARAESEARIRDAMFFQIASDGWKVKSTGSSGDVNLVNLTVNLPNGTSLYRRAVFASGSVPSKYAEEVFWETITGICGSLVQQCVGIVADRFKAKALRSLENQNHWMVNLSCQLQGFTSLIKDFSKELPLFRTVSENCFKLASFVNNKTPIRNSFHKYQLQEYGNAGLLRMPLRDYEKMNFGPVYTMLEDVLSSARALQLVLLDESYKIVSMEDPTAREVAEMIGDVRFWNDMDAVHSLVKLIKEMAQEIEAERPLVGQCLLLWDELRAKVKAWCSKFHIAEGAVEKVIETRFKKNYHPAWAAAYILDPLYLLKDNSGKYLPPFKCLTSEQEKDVDKLITRLVSREEAHIVLMELMKWRTEGLDPVYAKAVQMRERDPNTGKMRMVNPQSSRLVWETYLTEFKSLGKVAVRLIFLHATSCGFKCNWSLLKWVYAHGQSRAGMDKLQKLIFIAAHSKLDRREFLSDEDKDADLFALANGEDDVLNEVLVDASSV; from the coding sequence ATGGCAACAAGTAACACAACAACTACACCACCACAACACCAACAAGTAGATACAGCCACGGCAGAGGAGCTAACAGCAAAGGCAGCACACAAGAGATATGAAGGTCTAATGATGGTAAGGACCAAAgcaataaaaggaaaaggcgcGTGGTACTGGGCTCATTTAGAACCTATGTTGGTCCACAACACCGACACTGGCCTTCCTAAAGCTGTGAAGCTACGGTGTTCATTATGCGACGCCGTTTTCTCCGCTTCCAATCCGTCAAGAACTGCCTCTGAGCATCTGAAACGTGGTACTTGTCCTAATTTTAACTCTGTACCGAAACCCATTTCTTCAATCTCTCCAAACACTGCCTTACTGCCTTCTCCTTCTTCaagcggtggtggtggtggaggtggtgcTACCACAGTAGTGCATGGTAGTAGTAATAGGAAACGACCTGTCGTTTCAAGTTCAGGGCTTTCTGGCTCTGGTGGAGTTGCATCATCAGCGTATCCAGTGACAGCCGTTGGTAGTACGTACCAAGTAAGTCCTCTTGCTATTGTGGATCCATCAAGATTCTCAGGTGAGATGGCTATGCTGCCCCAACAGCCACATTTGATGTTGTCTGGTGGGAAAGAGGATTTGGGTGCTTTAGCTATGTTGGAAGATAGTGTAAAGAAGTTGAAGAGTCCTAAAACTTCGCCAGGACAGGCTCTGAGCAAGACCCAGATTGACTGTGCACTTGATTATTTAGCTGATTGGGTTTATGAGTCTTGTGGGTCTGTGTCCTTTTCGAGTTTAGAGCATCCAAAGTTCAGGGCTTTTCTGAATCAAGTTGGTTTGCCTGTGGTTTCAAGGAGGGATTTTGTTGGTGGTAGATTGGATGTTAAGTACGAGGAAGCTAGGGCTGAGTCTGAGGCAAGGATTAGAGATGCTATGTTTTTTCAGATTGCATCGGATGGGTGGAAGGTGAAGAGTACTGGGAGCTCTGGTGATGTAAATTTAGTGAATTTGACAGTGAATTTGCCTAATGGAACTAGTTTGTATAGGAGAGCTGTGTTTGCTAGTGGTTCAGTGCCTTCCAAGTATGCAGAGGAGGTTTTTTGGGAGACCATAACAGGAATTTGTGGGAGTCTTGTGCAACAGTGTGTAGGGATAGTTGCAGACAGGTTTAAGGCCAAGGCATTGAGGAGTTTAGAGAACCAGAATCATTGGATGGTCAATCTTTCTTGTCAGTTGCAAGGTTTCACTAGTTTGATTAAGGATTTTAGTAAAGAGCTTCCACTGTTCAGGACTGTGAGCGAGAATTGCTTCAAGCTTGCAAGTTTTGTCAATAATAAGACCCCAATTCGAAATAGTTTCCATAAATATCAATTGCAGGAGTATGGGAATGCAGGATTATTGAGAATGCCCTTGCGGGATTATGAGAAGATGAATTTTGGACCTGTGTATACAATGCTAGAGGACGTATTGAGCTCAGCTAGAGCATTGCAGTTGGTTTTGCTTGATGAATCGTATAAGATAGTATCCATGGAGGATCCTACTGCAAGAGAAGTTGCTGAGATGATTGGAGATGTGAGATTTTGGAATGATATGGATGCGGTGCATTCGCTAGTTAAGTTGATAAAGGAAATGGCTCAAGAGATTGAGGCAGAGAGGCCATTAGTCGGGCAATGTCTGCTGCTATGGGATGAACTTAGGGCAAAAGTGAAGGCCTGGTGTTCAAAGTTCCACATTGCTGAAGGAGCAGTGGAGAAAGTGATTGAAACAAGGTTCAAGAAGAATTATCATCCTGCTTGGGCTGCTGCATACATACTCGATCCGCTTTATTTGCTGAAGGACAACAGTGGCAAATACCTTCCTCCTTTCAAATGCTTGACCTCGGAGCAGGAAAAGGATGTGGACAAGCTTATAACCAGGCTTGTTTCAAGGGAGGAGGCTCATATTGTACTGATGGAACTCATGAAATGGAGAACAGAAGGGCTTGATCCTGTGTATGCAAAGGCTGTCCAGATGAGGGAGAGGGATCCCAACACAGGAAAGATGAGAATGGTAAATCCCCAGAGCAGTAGGCTTGTCTGGGAGACTTATCTTACCGAGTTCAAGTCGCTGGGCAAAGTTGCAGTTAGgcttatttttcttcatgcaaCTTCATGTGGGTTCAAATGCAATTGGTCTTTGCTGAAATGGGTGTATGCCCATGGCCAATCAAGGGCAGGCATGGACAAGTTGCAAAAGTTGATATTTATCGCTGCTCACTCAAAGCTAGATAGGAGGGAGTTTTTGAGCGACGAAGATAAGGATGCAGATCTCTTCGCATTGGCAAACGGTGAGGATGATGTGCTCAACGAGGTTCTTGTTGATGCATCCTCAGTGTAA